The Cytobacillus sp. NJ13 sequence ATAACCTCTTATACCATCAAAATATACCTAAAAACTTGAAATTGTGCAACCAATAGGCAGAAAGGAATGGCAGAATTCTTCTTAAATTTAATTTTTTTATTTTCTATCCTTAAAAAAGGAAATTAACTTACGAATATTATTATAGTAAAAGTATAATTATTGTAGAATTTTGTCGAAATGTCGAAAATAGTCATATCGCTATTTTTTGAATGGTTCTTTCCCTCTTCTTAATTAAACCTTCTTTATTTCTTAAAAAACGTTGTCATATCAACACTTCAAGTTATATCCTAAAATTTTCTATTTGAATTCAAAATAAAGTAATTGACGTATATGGGAATGGCTGGTATTATAAATGTAATAAAGATTTTGTCGAATAATGACGAAACAACATAGATAAAGAAAAATATTATTGGAGATTTGAGAGGAGACTTTTATTATGAAATCCACAGGTATTGTTCGTAAAGTTGATGAGCTTGGCCGCGTAGTTATCCCTATTGAATTAAGACGTACACTTGGAATTGCTGAAAAGGACGCTTTGGAAATCTACGTAGATGACGAAAGAATCATCCTTAAAAAGTACAAGCCAAACATGACTTGCCAAGTTACTGGGGAAGTATCTGATGAAAATATCTCTTTAGCTAACGGCAAATTAATTCTAAGCCGTGACGGTGCAGAACAGCTGTTAAAAGAAATTCAAAACACTTTTGAATTAGCAAAATAATAATGAAGAAAAGCTTCTCACGCGTGTGAGAAGCTTTTTTTATTCCTCAATATGATAAGCATGATAAACATCCCGCTTATTTAATCCCCGATCTTTTGCCGTTTGCTTAATGGCTTCTTTGCTCGAGAGTCCAGTTTCTTCTATATAATGTCTAACATGATCTTCAACCGAAAGATTCTCCCACCAGGCTGTTTCTTCATCCTGCACAGCTTCGGAAGTTCCTTCAATAATAATCACAAATTCTCCTCTTACCTCGCCGTTTGAGGCCCATTCCATTGCTTCTGCTACAGTCCCCCGGATAAATTCTTCATATTTCTTCGTCAGTTCGCGGCATAACGCGATATTCCTGTTCCCCATAATATCCGACATCAGCGAGAGGGTTTCCTTCAGGCGGTGGGGAGCTTCATATAAAATAATGGTTGCTTTCAGCTTCGAGAGACTCTCCAGCTCCTGTTTCTTAAATTTCTTCTGTCTGTTCAGGAAACCGTAGAAATAAAAGGGCTGTGTATCAATGCCGGAAGCAATCAGGCCGGTTAATGCAGCATTCGCACCAGGAAGGGGCACCACTGTCAGCTTTTCTTCAGCAGCCGCCACTACAAGATCAAAGCCCGGGTCTGAAATCGCAGGCATTCCCGCATCACTGACAAGGGCAATCTTTGCGCCATTGGCCACTTTATCAAGCAGCTTCTGCCC is a genomic window containing:
- the rsmI gene encoding 16S rRNA (cytidine(1402)-2'-O)-methyltransferase, encoding MWQQKSFEHEETKGILYLVPTPIGNLEDMSFRAVRILKEADFIAAEDTRNTKKLCNHFDIATPIISYHEHNKEASGQKLLDKVANGAKIALVSDAGMPAISDPGFDLVVAAAEEKLTVVPLPGANAALTGLIASGIDTQPFYFYGFLNRQKKFKKQELESLSKLKATIILYEAPHRLKETLSLMSDIMGNRNIALCRELTKKYEEFIRGTVAEAMEWASNGEVRGEFVIIIEGTSEAVQDEETAWWENLSVEDHVRHYIEETGLSSKEAIKQTAKDRGLNKRDVYHAYHIEE
- a CDS encoding AbrB/MazE/SpoVT family DNA-binding domain-containing protein codes for the protein MKSTGIVRKVDELGRVVIPIELRRTLGIAEKDALEIYVDDERIILKKYKPNMTCQVTGEVSDENISLANGKLILSRDGAEQLLKEIQNTFELAK